In the Quercus lobata isolate SW786 chromosome 5, ValleyOak3.0 Primary Assembly, whole genome shotgun sequence genome, one interval contains:
- the LOC115990581 gene encoding uncharacterized protein LOC115990581 has translation MRWFNSLKMNSIDSYKQLTQVFCSRFITNSRVPRPLSSLLTLSMHQGETLKAYSDRYWEIYNEMDDNHDDIAISTFKSGLPTEHGLRKSLTGKPVTSVRQLMDRIDKYKRVEKDQLQGKGKEKIIPHKGNDYRSERYNSNHPRRDFARQSGPTNVQAVNAIFRESVQQVLEKVKNEPFFKWPNKMAGDSSKRNQSLYCQYHQDHGHTTKDCRNLWNYLDQLVREGKLQHLLHPSSGHLG, from the coding sequence atgagatggttcaatagCTTGAAGATGAACTCCATAGACTCCTATAAGCAGCTCACCCAAGTTTTTTGCTCTCGTTTTATCACGAAcagcagggttcctcggcctttgAGTTCATTGTTGACATTATCTATGCACCAAGGGGAAACCTTAAAGGCatattcggataggtactgggagatATACAATGAGATGGATGATAACCACGACGACATTGCCATCAGCACGTTTAAAAGTGGTCTCCCTACTGAGCATGGTTTAAGGAAGTCCCTAACTGGTAAACCCGTTACCAGCGTTCGTCAACTGATGGACAGgattgacaaatacaaaagggtggaaAAGGACCAGctacaagggaaaggaaaggagaagatcatccCTCACAAGGGGAATGATTACAGGTCAGAACGATACAACagtaaccatccgaggaggGATTTTGCGAGACAATCTGGACCAACTAACGTGCAAGCAGTtaatgccatattcagagagTCGGTGCAACAGGTTTTGGAGAAAGTCAAGAACGAGCCTTTCTTCAAGTGGCCGAATAAAATGGCTGGAGACTCCTCAAAGCGCAACCAGAGTCTGTATTGTCAATATCACCAAGATCACGGACATACCACTAAAGATTGCAGGAACCTTTGGAACTACCTGGATCAGTtagtccgagaaggaaagttgcAGCACCTCTTACACCCTTCTAGCGGTCATCTGGGTTAG
- the LOC115990583 gene encoding prostatic spermine-binding protein-like — MFVIDLLHGPEEIHVFMEHPVDELVEAKVLDLEVAEVDDLVDYNGHASYYEDEVDYDGDDSDHYYDHATYEDDDHYNYDFHDNDDEFGRAGKEPIIEDQQKDPVDDPKDESSDTRGTQMGDKVMNSDYESEELHSLDESSFDSAHGDDESDDDHPTAAKIDNSDRRIIYTIT; from the exons ATGTTCGTGATAGACTTATTGCATGGTCCCGAAGAGATTCATGTATTTATGGAGCATCCAGTAGATGAGCTTGTGGAGGCAAAG GTTTTAGACCTTGAAGTTGCTGAAGTTGATGACCTAGTGGATTATAATGGTCATGCTAGCTATTATGAAGATGAGGTTGATTATGATGGTGATGATAGTGATCATTATTATGATCATGCTACTTATGAAGATGATGATCATTATAATTATGATTTtcatgataatgatgatgagttTGG GAGGGCTGGTAAAGAACCAATCATTGAGGACCAACAAAAGGATCCAGTTGATGACCCAAAGGACGAGAGTAGTGACACTAGGGGAA CCCAAATGGGTGATAAAGTAATGAATTCAGATTATGAGAGTGAGGAGTTGCATAGTCTTGATGAATCATCATTTGACAGTGCTCATGGTGATGATGAAAGTGATGATGACCATCCTACTGCTGCTAAGATAGACAACTCTGATAGGAGAATAATCTATACAATAACTTGA
- the LOC115990582 gene encoding uncharacterized protein LOC115990582, with the protein MSVARLSTEDGDRESKRSKGSSPMLGFSDEDKIGTIQPHNDALVVTLRIGGFDVKRVLVDQGSAVEVMYPDLYKELNLRPKDLTAYDSPLVSFKGKTVTPKGQIRLPIQTRSEVVEMDFIVVDAYSPYTAIMARPWLHALEAISFTLHQKVKYPSEGQVEEIRGDQAMARQCMVAAISRLSSAEPLASIRKDL; encoded by the coding sequence ATGTCTGTGGCTCGGCTCTCCACCGAGGACGGTGATAGAGAGTCCAAAAGGTCTAAGGGGAGCTCACCTATGCTGGGgttctcggacgaggataagatTGGAACCATACAACCCCACAACGATGCACTAGTAGTTACACTTAGGATTGGAGGGTTTGACGTGAAGAGAGTGCTAGTAGATCAGGGCAGTGCtgtggaagtaatgtaccctgatttgtACAAGGAGCTGAACCTAAGGCCCAAGGACCTGACGGCGTACGACTCCCCTTTGGTAAGTTTCAAAGGGAAGACTGTCACACCGAAGGGACAGATCAGATTGCCCATACAGACCAGATCGGAGGTGGTGGAGATGGATTTTATCGTGGTTGACGCTTACTCACCGTATACGGCCATAATGGCCAGACCTTGGCTCCACGCCCTGGAAGCCATTTCTTTTACACTTCACCAGAAGGTAAAGTACCCATCAGAGGGCCAAGTGGAGGAAATTAGGGGAGATCAAgccatggctaggcaatgcatggtggcTGCCATTTCACGCCTATCCAGTGCAGAACCCTTGGCTTCTATAAGAAAGGACTTGtag